The proteins below come from a single Metarhizium brunneum chromosome 1, complete sequence genomic window:
- the INM2 gene encoding Inositol monophosphatase 2, with the protein MADLDLQAVHDEMVAIAYEAGRMILSANPADLDTGTKLNSVDIVTEADQAVEKMVSGRLAASFPSVSFMGEETYKPGMRLGPEPTFVVDPIDGTTNFVHSFPNACISLGLAVQRSPVVGVIYNPWQDLLFTAIKGKGAYMTRSKGTTPQKLPLAKSPRPLQGLGTSLIAVEWGSDREGSNFELKTDVFKKLAASRESGGSMVHSLRSLGSAALNIAAVAAGQMDAYWEGGCWAWDVCAGWCLLAEAGGRMVSGNPGNWDPELESRVYLAVRGAPTGQKDLVEEFWKVIGDRKMGYSV; encoded by the exons ATGGCAGATCTCGACCTTCAAGCTGTCCACGATGAGATGGTGGCAATTGCCTACGAAGCCGGCCGCATGATTCTCAGTGCCAACCCGGCTGACCTCGACACCGGTACCAAGCTGAACT CCGTCGACATTGTCACCGAGGCCGATCAGGCTGTCGAGAAGATGGTGTCTGGCAGACTGGCTGCGTCATTCCCATCCGTATCCTTCATGGGCGAGGAGACGTACAAGCCTGGCATGAGACTTGGACCGGAGCCTACATTTGTCGTTGACCCTATCGACG GCACCACCAATTTTGTCCACTCCTTCCCAAACGCATGCATCTCCCTCGGCCTAGCCGTCCAACGCTCTCCTGTAGTAGGTGTCATCTACAACCCGTGGCAGGACCTCCTATTCACGGCcatcaaaggcaaaggcgccTACATGACCCGGAGCAAAGGCACGACTCCTCAAAAGCTGCCCCTGGCCAAATCTCCCCGCCCTCTCCAAGGCCTGGGGACATCCCTGATCGCAGTCGAATGGGGCTCTGACCGAGAGGGATCCAACTTTGAGCTCAAGACGGACGTCTTCAAGAAACTGGCCGCTAGTAGGGAATCGGGCGGCTCCATGGTGCATTCGCTTCGATCTCTGGGATCGGCCGCTCTCAACATTGCTGCCGTGGCTGCTGGCCAGATGGACGCCTACTGGGAAGGTGGATGCTGGGCCTGGGATGTCTGCGCCGGCTGGTGCCTTCTCGCTGAAGCTGGGGGGAGGATGGTTAGCGGAAATCCAGGCAACTGGGATCCCGAGCTGGAGTCGAGGGTGTATTTGGCCGTGAGAGGCGCGCCGACGGGCCAGAAGGACCTGGTGGAGGAGTTTTGGAAGGTGATTGGCGACAGAAAGATGGGATACTCTGTTTAA
- the phyB gene encoding 3-phytase B, with product MGVISNTVASLKTLAGPNHKYRAIPAPVTGRNHAQQIFDERPPRSRFFKLSMSVMLLAVFVFLGFAFARDRSDSESCVNNGSCTHDFRKHWGQYSPYFSAHKGSIKPDIPSGCEVTFASILSRHGSRNPTAGKSKAYKDLVERIQKDVKDYGKGFEFLKDYKYTLGSDDLTPFGEQEMVKSGKKFFKRYQKLAEDSTHPFVRASGSERVVMSAQDFVHGFYKAKGKNGSKYLEDILVIPEDNGSNNTLDHGTCGAFETGPNAELAHDKQAPWKNIWATPIMERLNAKLPGARITLEETVYFMDLCPFNTVASEKSTVSDFCRLFSKEEWRGYEYYESLEKWYGYGPANPLGPTQGVGYVNELIARLSHSPVQDHTSTNETLDSNPSTFPLNRLLYADFSHDNTMMTVYAALGIYTNATEIPTDRRVSPKTADGYSASQAVPFGARMYVEKMHCGGDDYEMVRVLVNDRVIPLKGCKADKLGRCEVGDFLKGLDFAKKGGLWDQC from the exons ATGGGTGTAATATCAAATACCGTGGCCTCGCTGAAGACGCTCGCCGGGCCAAACCACAAATATAGGGCCATTCCGGCGCCCGTGACGGGACGAAATCATGCACAGCAAATCTTTGATGAGCGGCCTCCTCGCTCAAGGTTTTTTAAATTATCAATGAGCGTCATGTTGCTCGCCGTCTTTGTTTTTCTGGGCTTTGCCTTCGC GCGAGATCGATCAGACTCCGAGTCGTGCGTTAACAACGGCTCCTGCACCCACGATTTTCGCAAGCACTGGGGCCAGTACTCGCCGTACTTCTCAGCACACAAGGGATCTATCAAGCCTGACATCCCGTCGGGATGCGAGGTCACCTTTGCTTCAATCTTGTCTCGACATGGGTCCCGCAACCCGACGGCCGGCAAGTCCAAGGCCTACAAGGACCTGGTTGAGCGGATCCAAAAAGATGTCAAGGACTATGGGAAAGGCTTCGAGTTTCTCAAGGATTACAAGTATACTCTAGGTTCTGACGACCTCACCCCCTTTGGCGAGCAGGAAATGGTCAAGTCTGGAAAAAAGTTCTTCAAGCGCTATCAGAAGTTAGCGGAGGATTCGACCCATCCCTTTGTTCGAGCCTCGGGCTCTGAAAGAGTCGTCATGTCAGCGCAAGATTTTGTTCATGGCTTCTACAaagccaagggcaagaatgGCAGTAAATACCTGGAGGATATTCTCGTCATTCCAGAGGATAACGGGTCAAACAACACCTTGGATCATGGAACCTGTGGTGCGTTTGAAACTGGACCTAACGCGGAGCTTGCACACGACAAACAAGCCCCCTGGAAGAATATCTGGGCCACTCCCATAATGGAGCGTCTTAACGCGAAGCTTCCTGGCGCCAGGATTACGCTCGAGGAAACGGTTTACTTTATGGATCTTTGCCCCTTCAACACTGTTGCCTCGGAAAAATCGACAGTTTCCGACTTTTGTCGCTTGTTTTCCAAGGAGGAGTGGCGTGGATATGAGTATTACGAATCGTTGGAGAAGTGGTATGGCTACGGACCAGCAAATCCGCTGGGACCGACCCAGGGAGTAGGATATGTTAATGAACTGATTGCTCGACTTTCCCACTCTCCGGTCCAAGACCACACATCAACAAATGAAACACTCGACTCTAACCCGTCGACCTTCCCTCTCAACCGGCTACTGTATGCCGACTTCAGTCACGACAACACAATGATGACAGTCTACGCCGCACTCGGGATATATACCAACGCTACTGAAATTCCCACCGATCGCAGGGTGTCCCCCAAGACAGCCGACGGATACTCTGCTTCACAAGCCGTGCCGTTCGGAGCACGCATGTATGTCGAAAAGATGCACTGCGGCGGAGACGACTACGAGATGGTCCGAGTTCTCGTCAATGATAGAGTAATCCCTCTCAAGGGCTGCAAGGCAGACAAGCTCGGGCGCTGTGAAGTTGGCGACTTCCTCAAGGGGTTGGACTTTGCCAAAAAAGGTGGTCTCTGGGACCAGTGCTGA